The Achromobacter deleyi region CCTCGTTTCTAGTGTTGACGAGAATGATGCCGACATTGGGGCGGTAGCCTTCGCGGTCAAGCATGGGCCACCCCCACCGAATTCAATACAATTACAGTCGATTATACGTATCTGCTGCCACCTTTAAACATGCGCGCATCCAACTACCACATCAACACCCTCAAAGAAGCCCCTTCCGAAGCCGAAGTCGCCAGCCACCAGCTGATGACCCGGGCCGGGATGATCCGCAAGCTCGCGGGCGGCATCTACACCTACATGCCCCTGGGCCTGAAGATCATCCGCAAGGTCGAGGCGATCGTCCGGGAAGAAATGAACGCCGCCGGCGCCATCGAACTGCTGATGCCGGTGGTTCAGCCGGCCGAGCTCTGGCAGGAATCGGGGCGCTGGGAGCAGTACGGCGCGGAACTGCTGCGCATCAAGGACCGGCACCAGCGCGATTTCGTGCTGCAGCCCACGTCCGAGGAAGTCATTACGGACATCGCCCGCAATGAAATCCACAGCTACCGCCAGCTGCCGCTGAATTTCTATCACATTCAGACCAAGTTCCGGGACGAACGCCGCCCGCGCTTCGGCCTGATGCGCGGCCGCGAATTCACCATGAAGGACGCCTACTCCTTCGACCGCGACGAAGCCGGCGCCCAGCGCAGCTACGACATCATGTTCAATGCCTACATGCGCATTTTCGGCCGCCTGGGCCTGGAATTCCGCGCGGTGTCGGCCGACACGGGCTCGATCGGCGGCACCCGCAGCCATGAATTCCAGGTTATCGCCGACACCGGCGAAGACCTGCTGGTCTACAACGCCGAATCGGACTATGCCGCCAACATCGAGCTGGCCGAAGCCCTTGCCTTGTATCCGACGCGCGCCGCAGCCGCCGAGCCCATGGCGGACGTGGCCACGCCGGGCGCCGCCAAGTGCGAGGACGTCGCCAAGCTGCTGGACCTGCCGCTGGAACGCACGATCAAGTCGATCGTCCTGGCCACCGACGGCGAAAAGGGCAAGGTCGACATCTGGCTGCTGCTCTTGCGCGGTGACCACGAACTCAACGAGATCAAGGCCGGCAAGCTGCCGGGCCTGGCGGGCTTCCGTTTCGCCACGGAAACCGAGATCGTCGAACACTTCGGCTGCAAGCCGGGTTATCTGGGTCCGGTCAAGACCGCCAAGCCCGTCCATGTGATCGCCGACCGCACGGTCGCCAACATGGCCGACTTCGTCTGCGGCGCCAATCGCGAAGACTTCCACACCCAGGGCGTGAACTGGGGCCGCGACCTGCCCGAGCCCGAGCAGGTGGCCGATTTGCGCAATGTGGTCGCGGGCGACCCTTCGCCGGACGGCAAGGGCACGCTGTCCATCCAGCGCGGCATTGAAGTGGGCCACGTTTTCTACCTGGGCAAGAAGTACTCCGAAGCGCTCAAGGCAACGTTCCTGGACGAAACCGGCAAGCCGGCCGTGCTGGAGATGGGCTGCTACGGTATCGGCGTGACCCGCATCGTGGGCGCCGCCATCGAACAGAACAACGACGCGCGTGGCATCATCTGGCCCCGCGCGATCGCTCCGTTCGAAGTGGTGATCTGCCCGGTCGGCTGGGGCAAAAGTGAAACGGTGCGTGACACCGCCCAAAAGCTCTATGAATCGCTGCTGGCGCGCGGCGTGGACGTCATCCTGGACGACCGCGATGCGCGTCCGGGCGTCATGTTCGCGGAGTGGGAATTGATCGGCGCCCCCCTGCGTGTAACAGTTGGAGAACGCGGGCTGAACGATGGTGTGGTGGAATTGCAGGCCCGTCGGGAAACCGAAGCCGCCAAGATTCCGGTAGAGTCCGCGCTTGAAGAAGTGCTGACGAAACTCGACACCCTTTAAACCCTATAGCAACTACGGACTTCCCGCGTCCCGACCCGCACCATCATCATCCGTATCGTGACCGATCCGAAGTCCCCCGAATCCCTCCTGCAAGTCCGTGTCTACTATGAAGACACGGATGCAGGCGGGGTAGTTTTCTACGCCAACTACTTGAAATTCCTGGAACGCGCCCGCACCGAGTGGCTGCGCAACCTGGGAGTCAACCAGTCCGGACTGGCCGCCAGCGAACAACGCCTTTTTGTTGTCCGCTCCTTGGACATGTCCTACCGGAAGCCCGCCAGGCTGGATGATTTGCTTACCATACGCAGCCGAGTCACCAAACTGGGCCGCGCTTCGATACACTTCGCGCAGCGCGCGGAGCGCAACGGGGAACTGCTTGCCGAAGGCAACATCCAAGTCTGTTGCGTCGATGCCATTCACATGCGGCCGGCGGAGTTGCCGGCTGACGTCCGCGCCAAACTGGAATTCATTCAGGAATAACCATGCAAGTCACCAACGACATGTCGTTGCTTTCGCTGATTTCGCACGCCAGCGTGCCGGTCCAGCTGATCATGCTGATGCTGTTAGGCATCTCGATCATGTCCTGGACCTACATCTTCGCCAAGCGAATGGCGATCAAGCGCGCCCATACCCAGACCCGCCGCTTTGAAGACGACTTCTGGTCGGGCGGCGACCTGTCCATGCTGCAGCAGGCCGTGGCCTCGCGCCGCGACGAGCAAGGCGCCCTCGCCCGCATTTTCGATGCCGGCATGACCGAATTCCTGAAGGCCCGCCGCGGCAACGCCGGCGGTGACGCCACGGCCCTGCTGGACGGC contains the following coding sequences:
- a CDS encoding proline--tRNA ligase, which translates into the protein MRASNYHINTLKEAPSEAEVASHQLMTRAGMIRKLAGGIYTYMPLGLKIIRKVEAIVREEMNAAGAIELLMPVVQPAELWQESGRWEQYGAELLRIKDRHQRDFVLQPTSEEVITDIARNEIHSYRQLPLNFYHIQTKFRDERRPRFGLMRGREFTMKDAYSFDRDEAGAQRSYDIMFNAYMRIFGRLGLEFRAVSADTGSIGGTRSHEFQVIADTGEDLLVYNAESDYAANIELAEALALYPTRAAAAEPMADVATPGAAKCEDVAKLLDLPLERTIKSIVLATDGEKGKVDIWLLLLRGDHELNEIKAGKLPGLAGFRFATETEIVEHFGCKPGYLGPVKTAKPVHVIADRTVANMADFVCGANREDFHTQGVNWGRDLPEPEQVADLRNVVAGDPSPDGKGTLSIQRGIEVGHVFYLGKKYSEALKATFLDETGKPAVLEMGCYGIGVTRIVGAAIEQNNDARGIIWPRAIAPFEVVICPVGWGKSETVRDTAQKLYESLLARGVDVILDDRDARPGVMFAEWELIGAPLRVTVGERGLNDGVVELQARRETEAAKIPVESALEEVLTKLDTL
- the ybgC gene encoding tol-pal system-associated acyl-CoA thioesterase — protein: MTDPKSPESLLQVRVYYEDTDAGGVVFYANYLKFLERARTEWLRNLGVNQSGLAASEQRLFVVRSLDMSYRKPARLDDLLTIRSRVTKLGRASIHFAQRAERNGELLAEGNIQVCCVDAIHMRPAELPADVRAKLEFIQE